The sequence CAGCACGGACCGGGTGTACAGCGGCATGACCACGTAGACGGCGGTGGTGAAGACGTTCGCCGCGGTGAAGCAGAGCAGCACCCGCCGGATGTACCGGTGGTCGGCGAGAATCCGGCGCAGCGTCCGCCGCGCGGGCGCGCCCTCGGCCGGGTCCGCGTCGTCCGCGACCACCGCGGCCCGCGGGAAGCGGGTGACGGACACCAGCACCGCCGCGGCCAGGTAGGCACCGGCACAGCCGGAGACGATGCCGGTCAGATCCCAGGCATCCACGACGAGCGGCCCCAGCAACCCGCCGGCCAGACCGGCCAGGGACTGGGTGGCCAGTTCGAAGCCGGTCGCGGCCTCGATGTCGGCGTCGTCGACGAGCTCGGGGACGGAGGTGGTCAGGCACGGGTCGAACAGGGCCTGGCAGCCGGCCAGCAGCAGCGCCGCCCCGTAGGCGACGACCGTGGGCGGCGATGCGGCACAGGTCCATCCGGCGGTGGCGGCGGCGACCAGACCCGCCACGGCGGCCGCCGAACCCAGCACCGTACGGCGCGGGCAGCGCGCGATGACGGTGGCCACCAGCGGGGCGAGCGCCACCGCGGGGAGCGTGCTCACCGCCAGGAACGCCCCGGAGGCCAGGCCGCGCTCCCCGTCGGCGCCGACGGCGTGCCCGACGAGCCACCACACCACGCCGACCTGGAACATCCGGCCCGCGGCCTGGGTGAGGATCTGCGCGACCCATACGGCACCGAAGGCCCGGTTGCGCAGGACGATGGGGAGGCGGCGCGGGGCCGCTGCGGGCGTCATGAGTGCGGCCGTTCGTCGAGGACCCGGATCAGCTTGCCGGTACGGGAGTTGACGACCAGATCGCCGTGCCGGACCCACTCCACGGCGATCGGGTGGATCCGTCCGCCGGCGGCCTCCGCGGCGTACGTCGGGCGGGCGGCGAGGATCTCCTTGGCGAGGGCGTCGGCCAGGTCCGCGAGCCCGTCGCGACTCCCGTTCCCGTTCCCGTCGCTGTCCCCGTCGCCGTCGACGGCCAGCCGCAGCACCAGCCCGTCCCGCCCGTCCCAGCGGCGCGCCACGAGCTGCATTCCGCTCACCCGGCCGGCCACGTCCACGGCGCGCACCAGATCGTGCACGTCCTGGGTGAAGAGCGACACCACACCGATGCGTACGCCTTCCTCGGCCCGGCCGAGGATACGGAACCGCCCCGCGGCGACATCGGTCCACTCGGCCCGGTCGCCGACCGGATAGCGGATGATGGGCATCAGCCTCCGGCGCAGGTCCGTGACGACGACACGGCCCGCCGCGCCGTTGCGGACGAGGGGCTCGCCGGTGTGCTCGTCGAGGATCTCGACGACGGTGTGCGGGGTGAACACCCTGTGGACGCGGGGATCGGCACCGGGTACGGCCCGCCCCAGGAGCCCGGAGTCGACGGCGGCATAGCCGATGGAGCGGGCCTGCGCCCGGGGGAACGCCTTGCGCAGCAGCGGCCGCTGGTCCTCGTAGAGCCCCTCGCCGCCGAAGAACAGGATCTCCACACCGCTCAGTTGGCGGCCTTCGCGGACGAGATGGTCGGCGAGCGCGCACAGCGTCGTCGTGGTCCCGGCGACCACCTCGACGTCGAACTCGTCCAGCGTCTGCACGGTCGAGGCGAGCGGTGCGGCGCCCCCGATCGGCAGCCGGACGTTGGCGACGGGCGCGCGGTGCAGGGCATCCAGGATGAAGGTGAAGCTTGCGTACAGCTCCCCGGCGTAGAAGAGATCGGCGACCCGGTGGCCGGGACGCAGTCCGGCCTCGACGAGTCCGCTGCCGAATGCGGTGGTGAATTCGCGCCATTCCTCGCGGGTGTAGACGGAAAACTTCGGGGCGCCGGTCGTTCCGCCGCTTTTGAAGACCACCGAGTCATCGAGCGGTCCGGTCAGAAGGCGGCTGTCGCGGGGCGTGTTGGCCCGCCAGAACGCGTCATGGGGGACGACCGGCAGATCGGCCAATTCCTCCACCCGGTGCGGTAGACCGGCGTAGAGATCCCGGTAAAAGGGCGAGTGGTCACGCACGAAACGTATGAGTTCCGGCAATGGTTGAACGGGCATGTATTCCTGTTTTCCGGCATGCAGAAGGAACCGGCGCCGCGGGGTGTGCGGCGCCAGTTCTCGGGGGTGTGGTCAGTAACGGAAGCCTCGGGGAAGCCCGGTCGGGGCCCCTCCCGAACGTCATTCCGTTCTGGGGCGCTTCGGTCGCTGATGATATGTCATGAGCGATGTTCCCGACGAAACCGGGCAGTATCGGAAACACCCCCTTAGCAACCGACATTCCGCCAGATGCCCAGGCCATCCCCCGGGTTGTCCTCCTTTACGGAAACTTGACAGTGGCCTACCTCACCAACGCCGGGGGCGGCGCCGCACCGCCACCGGACGACCGGAACCGGTTCCGGTACTCCGTCGGCGTCGTGTCGAGCGTCCGGCGGAAGGCGCGGATCAGGGTGTCGATGGTGTGGAAGCCGCAGGCGGACGCGATGCGCTCGAGGGCGTCATCCGTGGACTCCAGCCGGTTGCGCGCCACTTCGACGCGGGCCGAGGTGACGTACGCGGCCGGGGTCATACCGAGTTCGGTGGTGAAGATCCGGGTGAGCTGTCGTTCGCTGACGTGGGCCTGCCGGGCGAGGTCAGTGACGGTGAGGGGCTCGGCGAGGTGCCGTGAGATGTAGTGGCGGAGATCGTCCATGCGCCGCGTCGTCGAGACGGGCTCCAGCGGGACGCTGAACTGGCTTTGCCCACTGGGTCGTTTCACATACATCACCAGCTGCCGGGCGACGCGCAGCGCGGCGGCCTCGCCGAAGTCGTCGGCGACGAGGGCGAGCGACAGGTCGAGGCAGGCGCTGATGCCCGCGCCGGTCCACACCGCGCCGTCCCGGATGAAGATCGGGTCGGCGTCGACCTCGACCGCCGGATGCTCGGCGGCGAGTTGCTGCGCGGTCGACCAGTGGGTCGTGGCCCGCTTGCCGTCCAGCAGTCCGGCCGCCGCGAGCAGATGCGCTCCCACGCAGACCGACGCGACGCGCCGTGCACGTTCGGCGAGTGTTTTCACCCAGCCGACCACCGCGGGATCGGTGCGGGCCCGCACCCGGCGTTGGTCGTCGACATCGACCGAGCCGGGAACCAGCAGGGTGTCGATGCTGCTGCCCGCCACCTCCCGGAAGGTGACGTCGGGCAGGACGCGGACCCCGGCGGCCGTGGTGACGGGGTCCATGGTTTCCGCGGCCAGTACGACGTCATAGCCCGTCGCGTCGTCCAACTCCCGTTGCAGCAGGGCGAACACCTCCGAGGGGCCGGTGACGTCCAGCAGATCGACGCCGTCGAAGAGGAGGACGACGATGAACCGTTTGATGCCGCTCAAGGGGACTCCGGATGTCCGTATCTGCAAGTGACATGACATTGCCGCCATGTACGGGCGGATCGTAGCGTCGAACACGCCATCGCACGGTGGCCGGACCTCCCCATCCACAGCCCGAGAAGGTGCCTCCATGCCCACGACGACCCTGCGCGACATCAACGGCCTCGACGCGACTCCGGCCTCCCTGGCCGGAGCGACGCTGATCCTGGTCGACTACCAGAACACCTACACCCGCGGCGTGATGGAACTGACCGGATGGCAGCCCGCCCTCGACTCCGCCGCCGACCTCCTGGCGCGGGCCCGGAACGCCGGTGCGAAGGTCGTCCACGTCCTCCACGACGGTGGCGAGGGAACCCCGTACGACATCCGGGCCGACATCGGCCGCATCCACCCCCGGGTGGCGCCCGTCGACGGCGAAACCGTCGTCGTCAAAACCGCTCCCGATGCGTTCGTCGGCACCGATCTCGGCGACCATGTCGACGCCGCCGGCAACAAGGACGTCATCATCGTCGGATTCATGTCGCATATGTGCGTGGCCTTCACCGCCGCCGGTGCGTTTCTGCGCGGCAACCGGCCCACCGTCGTCGCCGACGCCTGCGCGACCCGGCCGCTGAACACGGCGGTTTCCGAGGTGACCGCCGAACAGCTCCACCACGGCGCCCTCGCCACGATCGCCGACCTTTACGGAATCGTCGTCCCGTCCGGTTCCTCCGTGCGCTGAGCGTCGGCCGAAGAAACGATGCGCGCCCTTTCTCCGTGGCGCAGAGTATCCGCCGACCGACGGAAAGCATTCGTATGGGCCGGCAGGCGAGAATCAATCCCTTTTCAACTTTCTTCCGTATACGTGGTGAAGAGCGGGATTGAGGGGGACCACGAGGAAGGCAGAAGCATGGGAGTCCTCGACAACCTGGTTCCCGCGCTGGGTCGTGGCCGTCGTGATTTCACGTCGGAGGACTGGCGCAGGTTCGGGGATGAAGATTTCGACCATGGCGGCCGTCGGCGCCGTCGCAGGAGCCACGGCCACGGCCATGGGCACGAACACGGCCATGGCCACGGCCACGGTATGGGTCACGGAGGTGGGTACTGAGCGCTCGCCATGATGGGCCGCGGCCGGGCTCCTGCCCGGCCGCAGCAGTCGGTGAAGCCAGATGAGGGGTGCGCGGCCGCATTCTCCCTTCCGTGGTGTCGCCCAGGGCGACGGCGCGTGCAAGGAGAAGGCGCGCCGCGCCGCCGTGCGCCGTCTGAGGCGGGCGCTGCGGCTGCTGTTGACCGTCGCCGAGGACCCCGACGGCGCGGGCGCACTCGTCGAAGCCGCTCCGCCGGTGGCCCTGCGCGAGGTCTTCCGGCGCTTCTGGCCGTATACCCGGGGCGGCCGTCGCTGGCTGGTGGTGATCCTGGCCTTCGTCGTGCTGGATCCGGTCGTGGACGCCGCCGAGATCTGGCTGTTCAAAATCGTCATCGACGACATGCTGATCCCGCGCGATCTCCAACTCTTCGTGCCGATCGCCCTGGCCTACCTCGCGTTCACCTTCTTCTCCGGAGTGCTCGCCTTCGCCGACGAGGTGACCTCGACCTGGGTCAGCGAGCGGTTCCTGCTCGCCCTGCGGTCGGATCTCTTCCGCCACGTCGAAGGGCTCTCGCTCGGCTTCTTCGAGCGGCGGCGGCTCGGCGATGTGCTCTCCCGCGTGACCGGTGACGTCGACGCGGTCGAGACCTTCCTGCTCTCCGGGATCGTGAACGCCATCGCCCAGATCATGCGGCTGGCCGTCTTCCTCGCCGTGCTGTTCTACCTGCGGTGGGACCTGACGCTCCTTGCCCTCGTCATCGCCCCGATGTTCTGGTGCACCGCCCGCCGCTTCTCCCGGCGGGTCAAGGCCGCATCCCGGGAGCGGCGCCGCCGCAGCGGCTCCATCAGCGCCATCACCGAAGAGGCACTGGGCAATATCGCCCTCGTCCAGGCATACAACCGGCAGCGGTGGGAGCACGGCAGGTTCGAGCGCGAGAACCTCGGCCGGTTCCGGGCCGCCATGGCCTCCGCACGGATCGCCGCCGTCTACGGCACCGTCGTCGACCTCATCGAGCTGGTCGGTGCGCTGCTCGTGATGGGCCTGGGCACCTGGGAACTGGCCCACGGCCACCTCACCCTCGGCGGCCTGATCGTCTTCCTCACCCTGCTCACCAGGCTCTACAGCCCCATCCGCGGCCTGTCCGGCCTCACCAACATCTTCTACTCGGCATCCGCCGCCGCGGAACGGATCATCGAACTGCTCGACCAGCGGCCCCAAGTCGCCCAGGCCGCGGCCCCGCTGGAACTCGGCCGCGCCCGCGGCGAGATCGCCTTCGACGACATCACCTTCCGCTACCCGGGGACCACCCGGCCCGCCCTCCATGAGGTCTCGTTCCGCGTGGCGCCCGGCGAGACGTTGGCACTCGTCGGGGCGAGCGGCGCCGGAAAGTCGACCGCCGCCAAACTGCTGCTGCGCTTCTACGACCCGGATCGCGGAACCCTCCGCCTCGACGGGCACGACCTGCGCGATCTGCGCCTGGACGATCTGCGGGACAACGTCGCCATGCTGCTCCAGGAAACCCTGGTCTTCCACGGCACCGTGCGCGACAACATCGCCTACGGCCGCCCCGACGCGAGCGACGAGGAGATCGTCGCAGCGGCCCACGCCGCCGACGCCCACACCTTCATCAGCCAACTCCCGGAAGGCTACGACACCGTGGTGGGCCAGCGCGGCCGGCTCCTCTCCGGCGGACAGCGCCAGCGCCTCGCCATCGCCCGCGCCATGATCCGCGACGCGCCCGTCCTCCTCCTGGACGAGCCGACCACCGGCCTCGACGCGGAATCCGGCCGGCACATCCTGCAACCGCTGCGCCTGCTGATGAGCGGACGCAGCACGATCCTCATCTCCCACAACCTGCTCACCGTCCGCGACGCCACCCAGATCGTCTTCCTCGCCCACGGCCGCATCGCCGACCACGGCACCCACGACCAACTGCTCGCCCGCAGCGCCGCCTACGCCCGGCTCTACCGGCTGCACGGGCCGGACGACACCGCGAAGGTCGAGGCGCTGTCATGAGCCGTACGACACGCCCCGCGCCACCGCCGCTGACCGCCGGAACGACGGTGGCCGCGCGCTACGAGGTCCTTGCGCACCTGTGCCGCACCGGCTGGCTGGATCTGTACGACGCCTGGAGCCGGGAGCGGGAGTGCCGGTGCGTGGTCAAGGTGCTGCGCCCGGACCGGCGCGACGACCTCCGGCTGCGCGAGCAGCTGCTGCAAGAGGGCCGCTGGCTCGCGGCCTTCACCCATCCGCACCTGGTCCGCGCCTACGAGACCGGCGAGACCCCGCAACCCTTCGTCGTCCTGGAAACGCTCACCGGAGAGACCCTCGCGCACCTCATCGACCGCCGCCGGCGCCGTCTGGCCGCGGCCGACCTCGCGCTCCTCGGCCTCCACCTCTGCTCGGCGGTCCACTACCTGCACGGCAAGGACCTGCTGCACCTGGACCTCAAGCCGTCCAACATCGTGATCGGCTGCCGACGCGCCAAGGTGCTCGACCTGAGCATCGCCCGTCCGCCGGGTCCGGCCCCACCCGGCATCGGTACCCTGTGCTACCTCGCCCCCGAGCAGGCCCGCGGCGGGATCCTCACCCCCGCGGCGGACGTCTGGGGCATCGGCATCACGCTGTACGAGGCCGCCACCGGTGACGTCCCGTTCGACGTGGATGACGACATCGCCGACGACATCGACGACGGTGACACGTATGACGACAGCTACGGCGCGAGCTGCGGCTCGGGCCATGAGGAGAGCGACGCCGCCCAGGACGCCCGGAACCGCCGATACCCCCAGCTCGCCGAGCGCGCCCCGTCCGTCACCACCCGTCGGCGCCTCCCGTCTCCCCTCACCGCGGCGATCGACAGCTGCCTCGCCCCCGACCCGGGTGACCGGCCCACACCGGCCCAACTCGCCGCGGCGCTCGACGGGTTGCTGCCGCGGGGCCGACGCGAGGTGTCAGGGGAGTGAGCGCCGGACATGGGGTCGTCTTGTCAATCATCGCGGGAGACGCTGAAATGCCGATGGCATTTCGATGATACGGGGGACGGGAACATGGTCGACGGGGGTTCTGCGGTGAGCGGGGGAGCGCGTCGGCGGCTGCGGATCGCGGTGCTGGGGCCGGTGCGCGCCTGGCGTGACGGGGCGCCGCTGGACCTGGGGCCGGTACGGCGGCAGGCGGTCCTCGTCGCGCTGCTGCTGCGTGCGGGGACGCAGACCGGTCCCGAGCAGCTGCTCGACGGCGTATGGGGGGCGAACCCGCCGGGGTCCGGCCGCCGGGTGCTGCCCAGCTACATCTACCAGCTGCGCAAGGCGCTCGACGCGGAAGGCGCGGGACCTGCGGAGTCGGTGATCCGCAGCGACCGGGGCGGTTACCGCTTCGCCGACGACGCGGCGCAGCTCGACGTGGCCGAGCTGGCCGAACTGGGCGGTGCGGCGCAGCGCGCGAAGGAGGCCGGCGACCTGGCCGCCGCGATGGACCGCTGTTCCGAGGCGCTCGCGCTGTTCCGGGGCGAGCCCCTGGCCGGAGTGCCGGGCTCGTTCGCGCAGGGCGAGCGAGGCCGGCTGACGCAGCGGCGGCGCATGCTTCAGCACGACCGGCTCGACTGCCTGGTCCTGCTCGGCCGCTCCGCCGAGGCCCTGGACGACCTCGCCGCCGTCGTCGCCGCCGATCCGTACGACGAGTCGCTGATGGCGCTGCGGATGCGCGCCCTGTACGGCAGCGGACACCAGGCGGAGGCGCTCAACGCCTACCAGGAGATGCGGGAGCGGCTGCGCGATGAGCTCGGGGTGGATCCCGGTGCGGAACTGCGCCGGGTGCACCAGGCGGTGCTGCGCCGCGATGACCAGCGGCTGCTCGGCCCGGCGGCGCGCCCCGCCGCTCCCGCCGCCGCTTCCCCCGCTGCTCCCCCCGCCCGGCCCCGCCGCCCGGTCAACGAACTGCCCGGCGACACCGGCCACCTCGCCGGACGGGAGCGCGAACTGGCCCTGCTGACCGCGCCGTTGGCCGATGCCGCCGTTTCGGTCGTGGCCGTCGACGGTCCGGCCGGGGTCGGCAAGTCCGCGCTCGCCGTCCGCGCGGCCTGGCGGCTGCGCGACCGGTACCCGGACGGCTGCCTGTTCGCGGACCTGCGCGCGCACAGCACGGAGCAGCGCGGGATCGCACCGCAGCGCATCCTGCGGCGGCTGCTGCGCTCGGTCGGCGCGGCCGAGAGCGAGGTGCCCGACGACCTCGACGAACTGGTCGCGGCCTGGCGGGCGGCGAGCAGTCCGCTGCGGCTGCTTGTCGTCCTGGACGACGTGCTGAGCGCACAGCAGGTCCGGCCGCTGCTCCCCGCCGGTCCGGGCAGCGCGGTGATCGTGGCCGGCCGGCGGCGGCTGGCCGGACTGGACGCCGACCGCCGCGTCAGCCTGGAGCCGCTGGCGGCCGGCGATGCGGTGTCCCTGCTCCGGCACGTCCTGGGGGAGGAGCGCGCGGACCGGGAGCCGGAGGCGACGCAGGAGCTGGTCCGGCTGTGCGACGGGCTGCCGCTGGCCCTGCGGATCGCCGGGGCACGGTTGCAGAACCGCCCCGCCTGGACGCTGGCGTACCTGGTGGAGCGGATGGCTGGCGATGAGCGCCGCCTCGGCGAGCTGAGCGCCGGCGACCGCAGCGTGGAGGCCGCCTTCCGGCTGTCGTACGAGCAGCTGGCGCCGATGCAGCAGCGTGGATTCCGGGCCCTCGGCCTCTCGCCCACGGTGGAGTTCGACCCGCTGACCCCCGCGGCCGTCCTGGAGTGCCCGCCCCTCGACGCCGAGTGGATCCTGGAAAGCCTGGTCGACGCCAGCCTGCTGCAACAGCCCCGACCGGGCCGCTACCGCCTGCACGACCTGGTCCGGGTGCATGCGCGACGGCTCGCGGACGCCGCACCCGGCGAGGCCGGCGCGGCCCGCACGGCCGTCCTCCGCCTCTACCTGGACGCCGCCCGGATCGCCAGCGACTGGGGCCCGGACGCCTTCCTCACCGGGCCGCGGCCCGCCGCGGCGCCGTTCCCGGACTGGAAGGACGCGGACGGCTGGCTGGACGCGGCCGGCGGTGAGCTCGTCGACGTCGTCGCCCATGCCGCGGCGCTCGGCGAGGCCGACTACGCCTGCTGGATCGCCGAGGCCCTGAGCGACTACTTCGCACGCCGCGGCCGCTACCACGAATGCCGGACGGCCCTGGAGATCGCGCTGGCGCACGCCGAAGAGGCCGGCGACCGGCGGATGCCCTCCGCGCTGCGCACCTGTATGGGCGTCAACGACCTCTACCAGGGCCGCCACCAGGAGGGGCACGCCTGGTTCACCGAGGCGCTGGACCTCGCCCGCCACCGGGCGGACCGCGGCGAGGAGGCCAGGGCCCTGGCCGGACTGGGCGCCGCCGACCTGTACGCGGGCCGGGTCGAGCAGGCGATGACCCGGATCGCCGACGCCGTGGAGCAGGCCCAGCGGTCGGACGACAGCTGGCTCGTCGCGATGGGACTGTGCCTCCTCGGCTCCGTCCACCAAGGCAACGGGCGCAACGAGGAGGCGCTGGCGTGCTTCGCCACCTCCGTCACCCGCGCCGAGAAGATCGGCCGGCCCCGCATGATCAGCAGGTCCCTGGCCTGCGCCGCCGACCTCCACCACGGTCTCGGCCAGTACGGTGAGGCCAGGAGCTTCTATCGTCAGGCGGCCGATCTGGCGGAGCGGGCCGGGGACGTCCTCCTGCACGCTGTCCTGCTGACCCGGCTGGGCAGCGCGGAGCTCGGCGAGGGAAACCTGAGCGCCGCAGCGGACCTCCACCACCAGGCGCTCTCCCAGCACCGCACGCTGTCCCCCCTCACCGAACCCCATTTCGCCCGGCTGGAGATGGACATCCGCTACCGGCTGGGCCGCACCTACTCCGCGGCGGGCCGGATCGCCGAAGCCCGCGAACAGTTCCACACCGCACTCGCCGTACCGGGAGCCGGAGAACACCCCATGGAGCGCTCCCAGGCGCTCGCGGGACTCGAGGAGTGCGGCGCCGACTGACGCTGCGTCAGCAATCCCGGCACCGCCCCGCCGCCCCCGTCACCCCGTCGCCACTGCCAGATCGCGCCCCGCCTGGGCGAGGGCGACGATGGCCGCGTCCAGGAGGCGCAGCCGGCTTCCCTTCAGGAGCTGGGGTACGAGCGGTTCCACCGCGACATGCTGGACCAGCGGATCGGCCTTCCCACGGTGCTCGCCCCGTCGACGATGCACTATTCGTGGCCGAAGGCGGCGTCCCTGCTCGGCCTCGGGCAGGACAACCTGCTGACCGTCGAGGTGGACCTCGAAGCCCGGGCGAAACTCGGCCACCGCAAGGAGATCCTCCAGCGCTGCAAGAAGGAGATGCGGCCGGTCATCCTGGACGTCGCGGTGCTCGGCAGCACCGAACTGAGCTCCGTCGACCCCCTAGCGTCCATGCTGGCGCTGCGCGACCGGTTCGCGCGGGACAACTTCTTCTACCCGGTGCATGTGGACGCCGCCTGGGGCGGCGTACTTCGCGGCGATGCGCCGGTCGACGGAGAGCGCCGCCGAAACCGAGGGGTTCGCCAGGGCGTCCATCACCCCCCGACCTCATGATGAGCCCGTACGTCAACCGCCAGTACGACGTCCTCCCGCAGGCCGACTCCATCGCCGAGAAGTTCCCGTCCGACTCGGCCTGATCCCCAACGGGCCGTGGCGGCAAGGGCGTTTGCAGCTGCATAACGGACGCGATCCGTTCGGCCCGGTGCGGCTCCCGCGTCCACACGGCAGACGGCCCCGGGCATCCCGCCCGGGGCCGTCGCGCCCACCACGGCTGCTCTAGCGAGCAACGATCACATTGGTGGCCTTCGCTCCGCGGACGTCGAAGAGGACACGCTGGCCGACGTTCGTGGTCTGCGTTTCCATCCCTGAGAAGGGAAGCGTTTCTCCCTGCTCGTCTGCGATGATCCCCACGCCGTCGCTCTTGTTGAACAGGACGATGGTTCCCTGTGGCATCGCTTCCTCCGTGGCCGGGTCGCTCCCCCGCGGCGGGCCTGTCCCGCCGACTGCGCTGTGTAGGAACCTTATGACGGACGGTGCACCTGTGGGGAAGGGTTGTGCGACAGGTCGGCCAGAAACTGACCAGAAGTCAACCCTGTGCGGTGGCAAATCCGTCCGGTGGGTCGGGACCCTCATCCCACGTGGACGCGGGGCCGGCGTTCCCGGTCGGGCTCCGCCTCGCGCAGGACCTCGCGGGTGACGGGGGCGACTTCGCCCTGGCCGAAGAGGAAGAAGCGCAGGAACTGGGCGAAGGGGTTGCCCTCGGTCCACTCGAAGTAGATGTGCGGCCGCTGCCCGGTGGTGTCCCGTACGTGCAGGAGCAGCGCGGCCAGTGCGTTGGAGATGGTGGAGCTGTCGAGGCAGAGCACCCGGTAGCGGCCGTGCAGGACCTCGCCGCGGACCCGCAGCTCGCTCTCGAACTCCGACGGGTCGCCGACCGTGACCTCGACGAAGACGCAGTCGTCCGCCGACGAGAGGTCGTTGTCGCTGCGGATCTGCTGGAGCTTGTCGCGGTATTCGGCCACATCCCGCTGGTCGGGTTCGTTGGCGATGAAGCGGATCGTGCGCTGCGCGGTGTCGCGGATGAACCGCTGCGCCATATCGTCCAGGATCACGCTGGTCACCCGCAGCTCGAAGGCGCGGGCCAGGCGGGAGAGGAACGAGAGCAGGATGATGCCGGCGATGAAGCAGGCGCCGATCTTGACGCCGTCGGGCCGCTCGATGACGTTGGCGACGGTGGTGTAG is a genomic window of Streptomyces gilvosporeus containing:
- a CDS encoding cysteine hydrolase family protein; its protein translation is MPTTTLRDINGLDATPASLAGATLILVDYQNTYTRGVMELTGWQPALDSAADLLARARNAGAKVVHVLHDGGEGTPYDIRADIGRIHPRVAPVDGETVVVKTAPDAFVGTDLGDHVDAAGNKDVIIVGFMSHMCVAFTAAGAFLRGNRPTVVADACATRPLNTAVSEVTAEQLHHGALATIADLYGIVVPSGSSVR
- a CDS encoding phenylacetate--CoA ligase family protein, with translation MPVQPLPELIRFVRDHSPFYRDLYAGLPHRVEELADLPVVPHDAFWRANTPRDSRLLTGPLDDSVVFKSGGTTGAPKFSVYTREEWREFTTAFGSGLVEAGLRPGHRVADLFYAGELYASFTFILDALHRAPVANVRLPIGGAAPLASTVQTLDEFDVEVVAGTTTTLCALADHLVREGRQLSGVEILFFGGEGLYEDQRPLLRKAFPRAQARSIGYAAVDSGLLGRAVPGADPRVHRVFTPHTVVEILDEHTGEPLVRNGAAGRVVVTDLRRRLMPIIRYPVGDRAEWTDVAAGRFRILGRAEEGVRIGVVSLFTQDVHDLVRAVDVAGRVSGMQLVARRWDGRDGLVLRLAVDGDGDSDGNGNGSRDGLADLADALAKEILAARPTYAAEAAGGRIHPIAVEWVRHGDLVVNSRTGKLIRVLDERPHS
- a CDS encoding serine/threonine-protein kinase, translated to MSRTTRPAPPPLTAGTTVAARYEVLAHLCRTGWLDLYDAWSRERECRCVVKVLRPDRRDDLRLREQLLQEGRWLAAFTHPHLVRAYETGETPQPFVVLETLTGETLAHLIDRRRRRLAAADLALLGLHLCSAVHYLHGKDLLHLDLKPSNIVIGCRRAKVLDLSIARPPGPAPPGIGTLCYLAPEQARGGILTPAADVWGIGITLYEAATGDVPFDVDDDIADDIDDGDTYDDSYGASCGSGHEESDAAQDARNRRYPQLAERAPSVTTRRRLPSPLTAAIDSCLAPDPGDRPTPAQLAAALDGLLPRGRREVSGE
- a CDS encoding ABC transporter ATP-binding protein, translated to MRGARPHSPFRGVAQGDGACKEKARRAAVRRLRRALRLLLTVAEDPDGAGALVEAAPPVALREVFRRFWPYTRGGRRWLVVILAFVVLDPVVDAAEIWLFKIVIDDMLIPRDLQLFVPIALAYLAFTFFSGVLAFADEVTSTWVSERFLLALRSDLFRHVEGLSLGFFERRRLGDVLSRVTGDVDAVETFLLSGIVNAIAQIMRLAVFLAVLFYLRWDLTLLALVIAPMFWCTARRFSRRVKAASRERRRRSGSISAITEEALGNIALVQAYNRQRWEHGRFERENLGRFRAAMASARIAAVYGTVVDLIELVGALLVMGLGTWELAHGHLTLGGLIVFLTLLTRLYSPIRGLSGLTNIFYSASAAAERIIELLDQRPQVAQAAAPLELGRARGEIAFDDITFRYPGTTRPALHEVSFRVAPGETLALVGASGAGKSTAAKLLLRFYDPDRGTLRLDGHDLRDLRLDDLRDNVAMLLQETLVFHGTVRDNIAYGRPDASDEEIVAAAHAADAHTFISQLPEGYDTVVGQRGRLLSGGQRQRLAIARAMIRDAPVLLLDEPTTGLDAESGRHILQPLRLLMSGRSTILISHNLLTVRDATQIVFLAHGRIADHGTHDQLLARSAAYARLYRLHGPDDTAKVEALS
- a CDS encoding MFS transporter, which gives rise to MTPAAAPRRLPIVLRNRAFGAVWVAQILTQAAGRMFQVGVVWWLVGHAVGADGERGLASGAFLAVSTLPAVALAPLVATVIARCPRRTVLGSAAAVAGLVAAATAGWTCAASPPTVVAYGAALLLAGCQALFDPCLTTSVPELVDDADIEAATGFELATQSLAGLAGGLLGPLVVDAWDLTGIVSGCAGAYLAAAVLVSVTRFPRAAVVADDADPAEGAPARRTLRRILADHRYIRRVLLCFTAANVFTTAVYVVMPLYTRSVLHAHGATVAALEAGLGVGTLLGSFTGARLPGAATTVGGACLALMAAALGMPGLIAGQTAAVAALTVAGWCVGAIGVRFVALFQRMVPAEDKPGFFAMMQALLGATFPLSSLVFGALGDQLSPRALCVLQAVGLLPVAVVLWWSGRRIDAPPESDGAAEAVPAGSAGSATGAVPLGEAR
- a CDS encoding GlxA family transcriptional regulator → MSGIKRFIVVLLFDGVDLLDVTGPSEVFALLQRELDDATGYDVVLAAETMDPVTTAAGVRVLPDVTFREVAGSSIDTLLVPGSVDVDDQRRVRARTDPAVVGWVKTLAERARRVASVCVGAHLLAAAGLLDGKRATTHWSTAQQLAAEHPAVEVDADPIFIRDGAVWTGAGISACLDLSLALVADDFGEAAALRVARQLVMYVKRPSGQSQFSVPLEPVSTTRRMDDLRHYISRHLAEPLTVTDLARQAHVSERQLTRIFTTELGMTPAAYVTSARVEVARNRLESTDDALERIASACGFHTIDTLIRAFRRTLDTTPTEYRNRFRSSGGGAAPPPALVR
- a CDS encoding AfsR/SARP family transcriptional regulator, yielding MSGGARRRLRIAVLGPVRAWRDGAPLDLGPVRRQAVLVALLLRAGTQTGPEQLLDGVWGANPPGSGRRVLPSYIYQLRKALDAEGAGPAESVIRSDRGGYRFADDAAQLDVAELAELGGAAQRAKEAGDLAAAMDRCSEALALFRGEPLAGVPGSFAQGERGRLTQRRRMLQHDRLDCLVLLGRSAEALDDLAAVVAADPYDESLMALRMRALYGSGHQAEALNAYQEMRERLRDELGVDPGAELRRVHQAVLRRDDQRLLGPAARPAAPAAASPAAPPARPRRPVNELPGDTGHLAGRERELALLTAPLADAAVSVVAVDGPAGVGKSALAVRAAWRLRDRYPDGCLFADLRAHSTEQRGIAPQRILRRLLRSVGAAESEVPDDLDELVAAWRAASSPLRLLVVLDDVLSAQQVRPLLPAGPGSAVIVAGRRRLAGLDADRRVSLEPLAAGDAVSLLRHVLGEERADREPEATQELVRLCDGLPLALRIAGARLQNRPAWTLAYLVERMAGDERRLGELSAGDRSVEAAFRLSYEQLAPMQQRGFRALGLSPTVEFDPLTPAAVLECPPLDAEWILESLVDASLLQQPRPGRYRLHDLVRVHARRLADAAPGEAGAARTAVLRLYLDAARIASDWGPDAFLTGPRPAAAPFPDWKDADGWLDAAGGELVDVVAHAAALGEADYACWIAEALSDYFARRGRYHECRTALEIALAHAEEAGDRRMPSALRTCMGVNDLYQGRHQEGHAWFTEALDLARHRADRGEEARALAGLGAADLYAGRVEQAMTRIADAVEQAQRSDDSWLVAMGLCLLGSVHQGNGRNEEALACFATSVTRAEKIGRPRMISRSLACAADLHHGLGQYGEARSFYRQAADLAERAGDVLLHAVLLTRLGSAELGEGNLSAAADLHHQALSQHRTLSPLTEPHFARLEMDIRYRLGRTYSAAGRIAEAREQFHTALAVPGAGEHPMERSQALAGLEECGAD